Proteins found in one Alteromonas macleodii genomic segment:
- a CDS encoding efflux RND transporter permease subunit: MDIARYSIDKPVNIWLMVVILLLGGILAMSKIGRLEDPAFTIKQVKVYTSYPGASAEKVEREVTERLEIAIQQMPQLKEVTSISSPGLSEITVEVKSTYDSNLLPQIWDELRKRLRDTASSLPTGAQAPIVFDDFGDVYGLYYALSAPDFDTRELREFARVIRRDLLTTEGVAKVNVTGVQKEQIVAYINPYQLAGLGISFPDLAALFEDNLRPFNGGRIKVDEKNVRLIVERAPDRLEEISNLSVVVPGTNRSLRVADIATLKLEPADIQPVHVRYNGEEALTLSVSALTDVNIVDVGERVNAKVEKLLQELPVGITLTPIYDQASVVDESVTGFINNLVMSVAVVTLTLCLFMGWRSGVVVGSVLLVTVLGTILVMWLMDIQLQRISLGAMVIAMGMLVDNAIVVAEGMMLRMATGSTAKESASFIVKRTQWPLLGATVIGIAAFSGIGLSNDATGEFLYSLFAVVLVSLMISWVLAVTLVPVLGAYFYRKGIGQTTGKELSASQRWFKRTLLGALKLRWVTIGVLFVITIVAYGSFGMVKQGFFPPSNAPLFFVHYWGPQDRDIRATEVIAKEAEARILEMENVTAVTTFIGQGADRFTLTYAPKSANENYAFFMVRANELDNIPAIQSALADKLTDLDFDASFYMERMQFGPGSGAKLEARFSGPDTEVLRTLAEEAKALLFADGQVKDVRHNWREKGFAINTQFDNYNAGIAGVSHSDFSQTIQYASSGVQLGTVQDGDYAYNIIAKMGKAEDTELQSIRESQVWSTQQRQYVPFTQVSQGLDLMTEEMRIHRRDRVRTITVEAEPGDHETAAKALARIRPLIEDIELPAGYSLEWGGEFESSSDAQKALGAGLPAGFLVMFIISVLLFGHARQPLIIWLVVPMAVVGVVTGLLSTDMPFGFMSLLGFLSLFGMLIKNAIVLIEEIDLQIEEGLAIRQAIVDATISRVRPVSLAAVTTILGMAPLLFDAFFADMAVTIMGGLAFATVLTLIAVPVLYSLLFKVSYRKS, translated from the coding sequence ATGGATATCGCACGTTATTCAATTGATAAGCCCGTCAACATTTGGCTGATGGTGGTCATTCTGCTTTTAGGCGGCATTTTAGCTATGAGTAAGATAGGCCGTTTGGAAGACCCTGCCTTTACTATTAAACAAGTAAAGGTATACACCAGCTACCCTGGTGCCAGTGCTGAAAAAGTAGAGCGCGAAGTCACCGAACGCTTAGAAATTGCCATTCAGCAAATGCCGCAGTTAAAAGAAGTGACGTCAATTTCATCACCCGGCCTTTCAGAAATTACGGTTGAAGTTAAAAGTACTTACGACAGTAATTTATTGCCGCAGATTTGGGATGAGCTAAGAAAGCGTCTTCGCGACACTGCAAGTTCACTTCCCACCGGCGCACAAGCCCCCATCGTCTTCGATGATTTTGGTGATGTGTATGGCCTTTACTACGCCTTAAGTGCACCAGATTTTGACACTCGTGAACTTCGCGAATTTGCACGGGTTATCCGACGTGACTTACTTACTACAGAAGGGGTCGCCAAAGTAAATGTAACTGGTGTTCAAAAAGAGCAGATAGTGGCGTATATCAACCCCTATCAGCTGGCAGGCTTGGGCATTTCATTTCCCGATCTCGCCGCCCTTTTCGAAGATAACTTACGGCCCTTTAACGGCGGTCGGATTAAAGTAGACGAAAAGAATGTGCGTTTAATTGTAGAACGCGCACCTGACAGGCTTGAAGAAATCTCAAACCTTTCAGTAGTAGTGCCGGGCACTAACCGTTCACTTAGAGTTGCCGATATTGCCACATTAAAATTAGAGCCTGCGGACATACAGCCTGTTCATGTGCGCTACAACGGTGAAGAAGCGTTAACACTTTCTGTCTCAGCTCTCACTGACGTGAATATTGTTGATGTGGGCGAACGAGTGAATGCAAAGGTGGAAAAGCTACTTCAAGAGCTACCTGTTGGTATTACGCTCACCCCAATTTATGATCAGGCCTCTGTGGTCGATGAGTCTGTAACAGGTTTTATTAATAACCTAGTGATGTCGGTAGCCGTTGTTACGTTAACCCTATGTTTATTTATGGGCTGGCGCTCTGGTGTGGTCGTTGGCTCAGTACTGCTTGTAACCGTGCTAGGTACAATTCTGGTTATGTGGCTAATGGATATTCAGCTTCAGCGAATATCTCTTGGTGCTATGGTTATCGCTATGGGCATGCTGGTTGATAACGCTATTGTTGTTGCCGAAGGTATGATGCTGCGCATGGCCACAGGCTCTACAGCTAAAGAATCTGCCAGCTTTATTGTTAAACGTACTCAGTGGCCTCTGCTAGGCGCAACCGTTATTGGTATTGCGGCATTCTCAGGCATCGGCCTTTCCAACGATGCCACCGGGGAGTTCCTCTACTCTTTGTTTGCCGTTGTCTTGGTTTCACTGATGATAAGTTGGGTATTGGCCGTTACCTTAGTACCAGTGTTGGGCGCATACTTTTACCGCAAAGGTATTGGTCAAACTACTGGCAAAGAACTCTCGGCATCACAGCGCTGGTTCAAACGCACGTTACTTGGCGCGCTTAAACTTCGGTGGGTCACTATTGGTGTGCTATTTGTCATCACCATTGTGGCTTATGGAAGCTTTGGCATGGTTAAACAGGGCTTCTTCCCACCATCAAATGCGCCGCTATTCTTTGTGCATTACTGGGGGCCGCAAGATAGAGATATACGCGCTACTGAAGTCATTGCCAAAGAAGCAGAAGCGCGTATTTTAGAAATGGAAAATGTAACGGCTGTCACCACCTTTATCGGGCAAGGCGCAGATCGTTTCACCCTCACTTATGCGCCTAAAAGTGCTAACGAGAACTATGCCTTTTTCATGGTTCGCGCCAATGAACTGGACAATATTCCGGCCATTCAGTCGGCGCTGGCCGACAAACTCACCGACCTAGATTTCGACGCAAGCTTTTACATGGAGCGCATGCAGTTTGGGCCCGGTTCGGGGGCAAAATTAGAAGCCCGTTTCTCGGGCCCTGATACCGAAGTGCTTCGCACATTGGCTGAAGAGGCTAAAGCCTTACTGTTTGCCGACGGACAAGTGAAAGACGTACGTCACAACTGGCGAGAAAAAGGCTTTGCCATTAATACGCAGTTTGACAATTACAACGCTGGCATTGCTGGAGTTTCACATAGTGACTTTAGCCAAACCATACAGTATGCAAGTAGCGGCGTTCAGCTAGGTACAGTGCAAGATGGCGACTATGCCTACAACATTATTGCAAAAATGGGCAAGGCAGAAGATACCGAACTTCAGTCAATACGCGAATCGCAAGTATGGTCTACACAGCAGCGACAGTACGTGCCTTTTACACAGGTGTCGCAAGGCCTAGATCTAATGACCGAAGAAATGCGTATTCATCGCCGCGACCGTGTGCGCACCATTACCGTAGAAGCTGAACCAGGCGATCATGAAACCGCGGCTAAAGCCTTGGCTAGAATTCGCCCTCTTATTGAAGATATTGAGCTACCGGCAGGGTATTCACTGGAATGGGGCGGCGAGTTTGAAAGCTCTAGCGATGCACAAAAAGCACTTGGCGCCGGATTGCCCGCCGGCTTTTTAGTCATGTTTATTATCTCGGTATTGCTATTTGGTCATGCGCGCCAGCCACTTATCATTTGGCTTGTGGTACCTATGGCCGTGGTCGGTGTTGTGACAGGACTTCTTAGTACTGATATGCCCTTTGGCTTTATGTCACTACTCGGCTTCTTAAGCTTGTTTGGAATGCTTATTAAGAATGCCATAGTGCTTATTGAAGAAATTGACCTTCAAATAGAGGAAGGTTTAGCTATCAGGCAAGCCATTGTTGACGCTACTATCAGCCGTGTACGCCCGGTATCATTAGCCGCGGTAACGACTATTTTAGGGATGGCACCGCTGCTATTTGACGCCTTTTTTGCAGATATGGCAGTGACCATTATGGGCGGATTAGCGTTTGCCACAGTGCTTACGCTTATCGCTGTACCCGTGCTTTATAGCCTGCTGTTTAAAGTTAGCTATCGCAAGAGCTAA
- a CDS encoding GNAT family N-acetyltransferase has product MNNAISIRPATPDDISQIRQFILELAIYEKAEHEVEASEAALLKTLFGEGATAHCVICENNSTPIGFAVYFFNYSTWQGRNGLYLEDLYVSPKFRGLGAGKALLQHLAKTAVENDCGRFEWSVLDWNKPAIDFYESLGAKPKSEWLGYRMDGQTLIDFAKQA; this is encoded by the coding sequence ATGAATAACGCAATTTCAATAAGACCAGCAACACCTGACGATATTTCACAAATTCGCCAATTCATTCTAGAACTTGCCATTTATGAAAAAGCTGAGCATGAAGTAGAAGCCTCTGAAGCGGCGCTTCTAAAGACACTATTTGGCGAAGGTGCCACTGCTCATTGCGTTATCTGCGAGAATAACAGCACACCTATCGGCTTTGCAGTGTACTTTTTTAATTATTCCACCTGGCAAGGTCGCAACGGACTTTATCTTGAAGATCTTTATGTTTCACCGAAATTTCGTGGCCTAGGTGCGGGTAAAGCGCTGCTGCAACATTTAGCAAAAACAGCTGTAGAAAACGACTGCGGCCGTTTTGAGTGGAGTGTTTTAGATTGGAATAAGCCAGCTATCGATTTCTATGAATCGTTAGGCGCAAAACCTAAGAGTGAATGGTTAGGCTATCGCATGGATGGACAGACTCTTATCGACTTCGCAAAACAGGCTTAA
- a CDS encoding LysR family transcriptional regulator, translating to MNIEHLKLFVRIASTANISLAGRELNISPAVASAHIGKLEETLGVRLIHRTTRKVSLTDDGKLFLPHAQEVLDSIETAQAAVGSGAQTPQGTLRVTAPASFGRMHLVPAIPEFLEQYPKLNIDFRFSDSILDVVEGGFDVAIRDAELKDSNLHAKKLADDKRIIVAAKSYIDKYGVPETPSDLKNHKIVNLTGLEVWDFKGAHGVTSVKTPNHLRMDNGEAVRDACIQGCGITLTATWCSSPYLEKGQLVQILQDYPLATDCALWAVYPSNRLLAPKVRAFIDFLADRFSGTPYWDQKLNGVVV from the coding sequence ATGAACATAGAACACCTAAAGCTTTTTGTGCGTATTGCAAGCACAGCGAACATCAGCTTAGCGGGGCGTGAGCTAAACATTTCACCTGCCGTGGCGAGTGCGCACATTGGTAAACTTGAAGAAACGCTAGGTGTTCGCTTAATTCACAGGACTACCCGAAAAGTATCGCTTACCGACGATGGAAAGCTTTTTCTTCCCCATGCTCAAGAAGTGCTAGACAGTATCGAAACGGCACAAGCAGCTGTTGGCAGCGGCGCTCAAACGCCGCAAGGTACATTACGCGTTACCGCGCCTGCGTCATTTGGTCGAATGCACTTAGTCCCTGCGATCCCTGAGTTTTTAGAACAATACCCAAAGCTAAATATCGACTTCCGATTCAGCGACAGTATTTTGGATGTGGTAGAAGGTGGCTTTGATGTTGCCATTCGCGATGCAGAATTGAAAGACAGTAATTTACACGCGAAAAAACTTGCTGATGACAAACGTATTATTGTCGCCGCCAAAAGCTATATAGATAAATATGGTGTGCCTGAAACACCATCCGACTTAAAAAACCACAAGATAGTAAATCTAACTGGGCTAGAGGTGTGGGACTTTAAGGGAGCCCATGGGGTTACATCGGTGAAAACGCCTAATCATTTGCGTATGGATAATGGTGAAGCGGTGCGCGATGCCTGTATTCAAGGCTGCGGTATAACCCTTACTGCTACCTGGTGCAGCTCACCATATTTAGAGAAAGGCCAGCTAGTACAAATACTACAAGATTACCCGCTTGCTACCGACTGTGCACTATGGGCAGTGTATCCTAGCAACCGTTTATTAGCCCCAAAAGTTCGCGCATTTATTGATTTCTTAGCCGACCGCTTTAGCGGCACGCCTTATTGGGATCAAAAGCTAAACGGTGTAGTAGTGTAA
- a CDS encoding M48 family metallopeptidase: MNEYARYFDGYPPAIVEQALQLISNNRLKTYLLKKYPEAHDVTTDKLLYQYATELKKQFLKNAPPFGRAAFKKQGDMITNALGTHTYRMQGKTRKHDLAINNDLLYAPEPLLKALVVHELAHFKEKDHNKAFYKFCCYMEPDYHQLELDLRLFCVAVAMGDNPYV, from the coding sequence GTGAATGAATATGCTCGGTATTTTGATGGTTACCCCCCAGCTATCGTGGAGCAAGCGCTTCAGCTAATTTCAAACAATCGGTTAAAGACTTATCTGCTAAAAAAGTACCCAGAAGCCCATGACGTAACCACAGACAAGTTGCTGTATCAGTATGCGACTGAATTAAAGAAGCAGTTTTTAAAAAATGCTCCGCCATTTGGGCGCGCCGCGTTTAAAAAGCAAGGGGATATGATAACCAACGCTTTAGGTACGCATACCTACCGTATGCAAGGTAAAACGCGCAAGCACGATTTAGCCATTAATAACGATTTGCTCTATGCGCCAGAGCCGCTCTTAAAAGCACTAGTAGTTCATGAGCTGGCGCACTTTAAAGAAAAGGACCACAACAAAGCTTTTTATAAATTTTGCTGTTATATGGAGCCTGATTACCATCAGCTTGAGCTAGATTTAAGGTTATTCTGTGTAGCCGTTGCTATGGGGGATAATCCATACGTTTGA
- a CDS encoding zinc-dependent alcohol dehydrogenase family protein: MKAMVINEFGGSEQFTQNDIAEPTVKAGHVVVRIAASSVNTIDMMIRQSGADLPFAPQLPNGVLGMDFAGSIEAVGEGVTEYKVGDEVYGCAGGLGDLQGSLAEKMLADVRLIAHKPSSLSMKEAAAIPLVGITAFEGLTRALTSEGQNVLIHGGAGGVGHIAVQLAKHMKANVFATGGSDEQKDIIESLGATYIDFRSESVEDYVNKYTSGNGFDVIFDTVGGNNLQNSFAAAKLNGQVSTTLSLLETDLSPVHFSGLSLNVVFMLLPMIHNVGREAHSKILKQLASIVDAGALKPIIDAENFTLEQIAQAHDRLASGNAVGKVVVTVE; encoded by the coding sequence ATGAAAGCGATGGTAATAAACGAATTTGGCGGTTCTGAACAATTTACACAAAACGATATTGCAGAGCCAACCGTAAAGGCCGGGCATGTAGTTGTGCGTATTGCAGCAAGCAGCGTTAATACAATCGACATGATGATTCGTCAGTCGGGAGCTGATTTACCTTTTGCTCCACAGTTACCCAATGGTGTCCTGGGTATGGACTTTGCCGGCTCCATCGAAGCTGTTGGTGAGGGCGTAACAGAATACAAAGTAGGCGATGAGGTATACGGCTGTGCTGGTGGCCTTGGCGATTTACAAGGTTCACTTGCAGAAAAAATGCTTGCCGATGTTCGCCTTATCGCTCACAAGCCTTCGTCTCTTTCTATGAAAGAAGCCGCAGCAATACCTCTTGTTGGTATTACAGCGTTTGAAGGGTTAACTCGTGCATTAACCAGTGAAGGCCAAAACGTATTAATTCACGGCGGCGCGGGTGGAGTAGGGCATATAGCAGTACAACTTGCCAAACATATGAAGGCAAACGTATTTGCTACAGGCGGCTCTGATGAGCAAAAAGATATTATTGAATCTTTAGGTGCCACTTACATCGATTTTCGTAGTGAATCAGTTGAAGATTATGTGAATAAGTATACAAGCGGTAACGGCTTTGACGTGATCTTCGATACGGTAGGCGGCAATAACCTTCAAAACTCATTTGCAGCAGCCAAGCTTAATGGACAGGTGTCCACTACGCTATCTCTATTAGAGACCGACTTGTCACCCGTTCACTTTAGCGGTTTAAGCTTAAACGTTGTGTTTATGCTACTTCCTATGATCCACAACGTGGGCCGAGAAGCCCATAGCAAAATACTTAAACAGCTAGCGAGTATTGTAGATGCTGGTGCGCTTAAACCAATTATAGATGCAGAAAATTTCACTCTTGAGCAGATAGCACAGGCACATGACCGTCTGGCAAGTGGTAACGCTGTGGGTAAAGTCGTAGTTACCGTAGAATAA
- a CDS encoding TonB-dependent receptor yields MKFKLTSIATAIMLSPAVFAADMEDIERLTVEGKYLSVNQSNSIKSPTPILDVPQSLSIITAEEITARGITSIGQIIDYAPGVNTSQGEGHRDAVVFRGVRSTADFYLDGNRDDVQYYRALYNVEQVEILRGPNALLFGRGGTGGILNRVSKKAKTGEKFVNYNVSANTFGAYNLQLDTNVDTGDKSALRINAMYESLDNHRDFYDGDRYGFNPTARFEVSDDTIVDVSYEYIDHERFIDRGVPTANGEPVEAFEEIVFGDPENNYQTLGADVFRANVEHTFSDSLKGNFNAFYGDYDKVYSNFYAAAYDADAEVVTLDGYVDTTQRENLILSSNLVGEFATGSIEHTVIFGGEVINTKSNQDRYNPVFDSTDGDREAFNVTRPLSFRGLTGTNSVGETVTATFSDVNDDTHVDLDVYSFYVQDEIALSENFDLVLGARFDSFDIEVFNVVAAETRSRKDEEVSPRAGLVYKPQENISIYASYSESFLPRSGEQYANINGDADALDPDTFTNQEIGIKWDFSESMSFTAAIFENEQTSLDNDPNDAESFIEVDSDVSGFELQLQGYITDKWYVTANYSNLDGENASGVELRELPENTMSVWTTYEVNEVFGFGIGATYQDESKVSTSATSPVLPSYTRVDASAYYTLSDKTRLQLNVENLTDTLYFPNAHSTHQVTVGAPINARLSLIGSF; encoded by the coding sequence TTGAAATTCAAACTTACGAGTATTGCCACTGCGATAATGTTAAGCCCAGCTGTATTTGCTGCTGATATGGAAGACATTGAAAGACTGACGGTAGAAGGTAAATACCTTTCGGTTAACCAGTCTAACTCTATTAAGAGCCCAACGCCTATCCTCGATGTGCCGCAAAGCTTGTCAATTATCACCGCTGAAGAAATTACGGCTCGCGGTATTACAAGCATTGGACAAATTATTGACTACGCACCAGGTGTTAATACATCTCAAGGCGAAGGTCACCGCGATGCAGTGGTATTTCGTGGTGTACGTTCAACAGCCGACTTTTACTTAGACGGTAATCGCGACGACGTCCAGTACTATCGTGCGCTATACAACGTCGAACAAGTAGAGATTCTTCGTGGACCGAATGCATTGCTATTCGGCCGTGGCGGTACGGGCGGTATCCTAAACCGAGTATCTAAAAAAGCGAAAACGGGCGAAAAATTCGTAAACTACAACGTTTCTGCTAACACTTTTGGCGCTTACAACCTTCAACTAGATACCAACGTTGATACAGGGGATAAGTCTGCGCTTCGCATTAATGCAATGTATGAAAGCCTTGATAACCACCGTGACTTTTACGATGGCGACCGCTATGGTTTTAACCCAACTGCACGTTTTGAAGTAAGCGACGATACCATTGTTGATGTGTCATACGAATATATCGATCACGAGCGCTTCATTGACCGTGGTGTGCCAACGGCAAACGGTGAACCTGTAGAAGCATTTGAAGAAATAGTATTTGGCGACCCAGAAAATAACTACCAAACTCTAGGTGCCGACGTATTTCGCGCAAACGTTGAACACACGTTTTCTGACAGCTTAAAAGGTAACTTCAACGCCTTTTACGGTGACTACGACAAAGTTTACTCAAACTTTTACGCCGCGGCTTATGACGCTGACGCTGAAGTGGTAACCCTTGACGGTTATGTAGATACTACTCAGCGTGAAAACCTTATCTTGTCTTCAAACTTAGTAGGCGAGTTCGCAACTGGCAGTATTGAGCATACGGTTATCTTTGGTGGTGAGGTTATTAATACCAAGTCGAATCAAGACCGTTATAACCCTGTATTTGATTCTACAGATGGCGATAGAGAAGCGTTTAATGTAACACGCCCACTTAGTTTCAGAGGCCTAACTGGTACTAACTCAGTTGGCGAAACAGTTACTGCTACTTTTAGTGATGTAAACGACGATACACACGTAGACCTTGATGTTTACTCTTTCTACGTGCAAGACGAAATTGCACTATCAGAAAACTTCGACCTAGTGCTAGGCGCACGTTTTGATAGCTTCGATATTGAAGTGTTTAACGTTGTTGCAGCAGAAACACGCAGCAGAAAAGACGAAGAAGTATCGCCACGTGCGGGCCTTGTTTACAAGCCACAAGAGAATATCTCAATTTATGCAAGCTACAGCGAGTCATTCTTACCACGCAGTGGCGAGCAGTATGCGAATATCAACGGTGATGCTGACGCACTTGACCCAGATACTTTCACTAACCAAGAAATTGGTATTAAGTGGGACTTCAGTGAGAGCATGAGCTTTACGGCTGCTATCTTTGAAAATGAGCAAACGTCTCTTGATAACGACCCTAACGATGCAGAGAGCTTCATAGAAGTTGATTCAGATGTATCAGGTTTTGAGCTTCAGCTTCAAGGTTATATCACTGATAAGTGGTACGTTACTGCTAACTACAGCAACCTAGACGGCGAGAATGCAAGTGGCGTGGAGCTTCGTGAGCTACCTGAAAATACCATGTCAGTTTGGACAACTTATGAAGTAAATGAAGTATTTGGCTTCGGCATTGGCGCAACATACCAAGACGAAAGCAAGGTATCGACAAGCGCTACGTCACCTGTACTGCCAAGCTATACCCGTGTTGATGCATCGGCGTACTACACACTTAGCGACAAAACACGTCTTCAGCTAAACGTAGAAAACTTAACTGATACGCTTTACTTCCCTAATGCACACTCTACGCATCAGGTTACAGTTGGCGCACCAATCAACGCGCGTTTATCTCTGATTGGTTCTTTCTAA
- a CDS encoding efflux RND transporter periplasmic adaptor subunit, whose protein sequence is MSVMRFSHILFLSVLLVSTLSACSSEEPVEQQSKSAPRYVKLATVSNIPDFDEFTFPAVVSAVKTVDLSFEVSGRLIQTDLVTGSDIEKGKLLATIDRKPFERRVEESKTRLDQAKRELDRIEKMFARKLLAQSALDTAKTSYELAVIDLKNAEQDLSYTQLYAPFDAKVSQRLVENNSFVAAGTPIARLQDVSKIYFNINVPERLLTANIGRGIKQASATLATNRNQWYPVNYVEHSTQPDPVSQTYEVVFAMEPREELPLTPGARAVVKVSLQGSLYPEGFVVPVRSLVGDENSGFAVWVYNDETSSVVKTPVDVKHIENELAIIKGKGQGDISLGLQVVAAGATQMRADMKVLPYQGEK, encoded by the coding sequence ATGTCCGTAATGCGATTCTCTCACATTCTATTTTTAAGCGTTTTATTGGTTTCAACCTTAAGTGCATGCTCTTCAGAAGAACCTGTGGAGCAACAATCAAAATCTGCGCCTCGTTACGTCAAATTGGCTACCGTTAGCAACATTCCAGATTTTGACGAGTTTACTTTCCCCGCCGTTGTTTCGGCGGTTAAAACCGTAGATTTAAGCTTTGAAGTTTCAGGTCGACTTATTCAAACCGACTTAGTGACAGGTAGCGATATTGAAAAAGGAAAGTTGCTGGCCACTATCGACCGTAAACCGTTTGAGCGCCGCGTGGAAGAGTCGAAGACACGTTTAGACCAAGCAAAACGCGAACTAGATAGAATTGAAAAAATGTTTGCACGAAAGCTTCTTGCACAAAGCGCGCTCGATACTGCGAAAACATCTTATGAGCTTGCGGTTATCGACCTAAAAAATGCAGAGCAAGATTTAAGTTACACTCAGCTCTATGCCCCGTTCGACGCAAAGGTGTCACAACGCCTTGTTGAAAACAACAGCTTTGTTGCTGCGGGCACTCCTATTGCTCGCCTTCAAGATGTGTCAAAAATCTACTTTAATATCAATGTTCCTGAACGCCTGCTAACGGCCAATATTGGTCGTGGGATCAAACAAGCTAGTGCGACCTTAGCCACAAATCGCAACCAGTGGTACCCCGTAAATTATGTAGAGCACTCAACACAGCCTGATCCTGTGTCGCAAACCTATGAAGTGGTGTTTGCGATGGAACCTCGTGAAGAGTTGCCACTAACTCCAGGTGCCCGAGCGGTAGTAAAAGTAAGCCTTCAAGGTAGCCTATATCCTGAAGGCTTCGTTGTGCCGGTAAGATCCCTTGTAGGTGACGAAAACTCAGGCTTTGCAGTTTGGGTGTATAACGACGAAACAAGTTCGGTGGTAAAAACACCTGTTGACGTAAAGCATATAGAAAACGAACTCGCGATTATTAAGGGTAAAGGCCAGGGCGATATATCACTGGGCCTTCAAGTGGTTGCTGCTGGAGCAACACAAATGCGTGCAGACATGAAAGTACTTCCTTACCAAGGAGAGAAGTAA
- a CDS encoding TetR/AcrR family transcriptional regulator, with protein sequence MVGNTRTRSDIKREAIIQAATQAFQEFGVNGTSMDKLAELANVSKRTVYNHFSTKEELVMHLVTEQWQSAILNINKEYDSALPLDEQLEDFILQDIEFLVSESHLDLARVAIGHFFYEPDKLKDEVAQLKAQETAMHRFLKDAKADNRLAFDDLDRVVEEIDSLVKGKCFWPQLFKIEDTLTDNDKKDVAKNTVALILSRYATA encoded by the coding sequence ATGGTAGGCAATACGAGAACGCGTAGCGATATAAAACGCGAAGCCATCATTCAGGCTGCTACTCAGGCCTTTCAAGAGTTTGGCGTAAACGGCACCAGCATGGATAAGCTGGCTGAACTGGCGAATGTGTCAAAGCGCACTGTGTATAACCATTTCTCTACCAAAGAAGAGTTGGTGATGCACTTGGTTACAGAGCAGTGGCAATCAGCAATTCTCAATATAAATAAAGAATACGATAGCGCGCTTCCGCTAGACGAACAGCTTGAAGACTTTATCTTACAAGACATAGAGTTTTTAGTGAGCGAGTCCCATTTAGACCTAGCTCGCGTGGCTATTGGCCATTTCTTTTACGAGCCAGATAAGCTAAAAGATGAAGTCGCACAGCTAAAAGCCCAAGAAACGGCAATGCATCGTTTCTTGAAAGATGCTAAAGCAGATAACAGACTCGCTTTTGATGATTTAGACCGGGTTGTTGAGGAAATTGACAGCTTAGTTAAAGGAAAGTGCTTTTGGCCTCAGCTTTTTAAAATTGAAGATACCTTGACCGATAATGACAAAAAAGATGTAGCGAAAAATACCGTCGCGCTCATCCTGAGCCGTTATGCTACGGCGTAG